In Hoeflea ulvae, one genomic interval encodes:
- a CDS encoding CaiB/BaiF CoA transferase family protein, producing MTGQAFKDLLVISIEHAVAAPYCSCKFADAGARVIKIERPEGDFARNYDKLAGGQSSYFVWLNRGKESISLAIKQPEDMALLRSMLARADVLIQNLSHGAMARLGLDAETLRAEHPRLIQCNISGFGEAGPYKDRKAYDLLVQAEAGLASITGTAEAPARVGVSVCDIATGMYAYAAILEALAERGVTGEGAIVDVSMFDAIADWMTVPLLQARGSGENPPRLGLHHASIAPYGAYRCGDGQDVLFAIQNEREWLDFCIQVLGKPEVATDARFSSPSARTANRNELDAIILDVFALSAASGILDTLNKARIANGLVNTVKDVQMHPQLRQVAVKTGDGIVEMPAAPAIRRGETRSYGAVPTLNGDGDSIRREFAVQNGNRNQEKGRLT from the coding sequence ATGACCGGGCAAGCTTTCAAGGATCTGCTCGTCATCAGCATCGAGCACGCCGTAGCTGCACCCTATTGCAGCTGCAAGTTCGCCGATGCCGGCGCCCGCGTGATCAAGATCGAGCGTCCGGAAGGGGATTTTGCCCGCAACTATGACAAGCTGGCTGGTGGCCAATCCTCCTATTTCGTCTGGCTCAACCGGGGCAAGGAATCGATCTCGCTCGCAATCAAGCAGCCTGAGGACATGGCGTTGCTGCGCTCCATGCTGGCGCGCGCCGATGTCCTGATTCAGAACCTGTCCCACGGCGCCATGGCGCGACTTGGGCTGGACGCGGAAACTCTCAGGGCCGAACATCCGCGCCTGATACAGTGCAATATCAGCGGTTTCGGTGAAGCCGGACCCTACAAGGACAGGAAGGCCTATGATCTGCTGGTTCAGGCAGAGGCAGGGCTTGCCTCCATCACCGGTACCGCCGAGGCGCCGGCGCGGGTTGGCGTCTCGGTCTGCGACATCGCCACCGGCATGTATGCCTATGCCGCGATCCTCGAGGCGCTGGCCGAGCGCGGCGTGACCGGTGAGGGGGCCATTGTGGACGTCTCCATGTTCGATGCCATCGCCGACTGGATGACGGTGCCGCTTCTGCAGGCACGCGGCAGTGGCGAAAATCCGCCCCGTCTCGGCCTCCATCACGCATCCATTGCGCCCTATGGCGCCTATCGCTGCGGCGATGGTCAGGACGTTCTGTTCGCCATCCAGAACGAGCGCGAATGGCTGGATTTCTGCATTCAGGTCCTTGGCAAGCCGGAGGTCGCGACTGACGCCCGTTTTTCAAGCCCGTCGGCGCGCACGGCCAATCGCAACGAACTTGACGCCATCATTCTTGACGTTTTTGCCCTGTCGGCAGCTTCCGGGATCCTGGACACGCTCAATAAGGCCCGCATCGCCAATGGTCTGGTCAACACCGTCAAGGATGTTCAGATGCATCCGCAATTGCGGCAGGTGGCGGTGAAGACCGGAGACGGCATCGTCGAGATGCCCGCCGCACCCGCAATCCGGCGTGGGGAGACGCGATCCTATGGCGCAGTGCCGACACTCAATGGCGATGGCGACAGCATCCGCCGGGAATTTGCCGTGCAAAACGGCAATCGAAATCAGGAAAAAGGCCGACTGACATGA
- a CDS encoding FAS1-like dehydratase domain-containing protein yields the protein MEDRADLQRAQLLQSILPSPRSFGGVTELPLLSHWCQFHQTSGLADTGRDGHPKVGNFLPDTGLPRRMWAGSRIEFLAPIHAGAALKKVCSVKAITPKEGASGKLCFVTVSHDISADGETVIREEQDLVYRAEPGDETAYPPRRVDPPQGAQFEDVISSDPVMLFRFSALTFNSHRIHYDREYAVEVERHEGLVVHGPLIATLLFDLLGRNTGWNRLRHFAFRAVSPLYDIRPFEISGKLDGGKATLWAHTRAGGLAMKAEAEFA from the coding sequence ATGGAAGATCGCGCGGACCTTCAAAGGGCGCAATTGCTCCAATCGATCTTGCCATCGCCTCGTTCGTTTGGGGGCGTGACCGAGCTTCCGTTGCTGAGCCACTGGTGCCAATTTCACCAGACCTCGGGCCTGGCGGATACCGGTCGTGACGGTCATCCGAAAGTGGGCAATTTTCTGCCCGATACCGGTCTGCCGCGCCGGATGTGGGCCGGAAGCCGGATTGAGTTTCTTGCGCCGATTCACGCTGGGGCTGCACTCAAGAAAGTGTGTTCCGTCAAAGCGATCACACCCAAGGAAGGGGCCAGCGGCAAGCTGTGCTTCGTGACCGTTTCCCACGATATTTCTGCGGATGGTGAAACCGTCATCCGTGAGGAGCAGGACCTGGTCTACCGCGCCGAACCCGGCGATGAGACCGCATATCCGCCAAGGCGCGTGGACCCGCCGCAAGGCGCTCAATTCGAAGATGTGATCAGTTCCGATCCGGTTATGCTGTTCCGCTTCTCGGCGCTGACATTCAACAGCCACCGCATTCACTATGACCGCGAATATGCGGTGGAGGTGGAGAGGCACGAGGGCCTGGTTGTCCACGGCCCGCTGATCGCAACCCTGCTTTTTGATCTGCTTGGCCGCAACACCGGTTGGAACCGGTTGCGCCATTTCGCCTTCCGGGCGGTCAGTCCTCTGTATGATATCAGACCGTTCGAGATATCGGGAAAACTGGACGGCGGCAAAGCCACGCTTTGGGCCCACACCAGGGCGGGCGGACTTGCCATGAAGGCGGAAGCCGAATTCGCCTGA
- a CDS encoding sulfite exporter TauE/SafE family protein translates to MSALSDPATLLTLIAALAAAGAAIGFLAGLFGVGGGAISVPVFYEIFGILGYPPDLAMPIAVGTSLAVIIPTSISSARGHHRKGTLDLDILRAWAVPILLGVILGAVIARYAPPFLFQAVFVVVAMITATKLLTGGKGWRLKETLPGRLAMRFSGMIIGLVSAIMGIGGGAISNLFLTLHGVPIHRAVSTSAGVGVLIAIPGAIGYVLAGLGRDDLPPDALGFVSLAAFALTIPMSLLTTRFGVALAHRLSRRSLEIAFGSFLLLVAARFVFALLT, encoded by the coding sequence GTGAGTGCGCTCAGCGATCCCGCCACGCTTCTCACGCTGATTGCGGCTCTGGCCGCAGCCGGGGCGGCCATCGGCTTCCTCGCCGGCCTGTTTGGAGTCGGCGGCGGGGCGATTTCGGTCCCGGTCTTCTACGAGATTTTCGGCATATTGGGTTACCCGCCCGACCTGGCAATGCCGATTGCGGTCGGAACATCGCTGGCCGTCATCATCCCGACGTCAATCAGTTCGGCCCGTGGACATCACCGAAAAGGAACGCTTGATCTGGACATCCTGCGCGCCTGGGCGGTTCCCATTCTGCTCGGCGTGATACTGGGTGCGGTCATTGCGCGCTACGCCCCGCCGTTCCTGTTTCAGGCGGTCTTCGTCGTGGTGGCCATGATCACGGCCACCAAACTCCTGACAGGCGGAAAGGGCTGGCGGTTGAAAGAGACCTTGCCCGGCCGCCTGGCGATGCGCTTCAGCGGAATGATCATCGGCCTTGTTTCGGCAATCATGGGGATCGGCGGCGGCGCGATCTCCAACCTGTTCCTCACGCTTCACGGCGTGCCGATCCACCGGGCGGTGTCGACCTCGGCGGGTGTCGGCGTCCTGATCGCCATTCCCGGCGCGATCGGCTACGTCCTGGCCGGTCTTGGACGCGATGACCTGCCGCCCGATGCGTTGGGATTTGTTTCCCTTGCCGCCTTTGCGCTGACAATTCCGATGTCGCTCCTGACCACCCGTTTCGGGGTGGCGCTGGCGCACCGCCTGTCGCGCCGGTCGCTGGAGATCGCCTTCGGCAGTTTCCTGCTGCTGGTTGCGGCGCGCTTTGTCTTTGCTCTGCTCACGTGA
- a CDS encoding MmgE/PrpD family protein codes for MSANLAAAPGSPSVSERLAEWITTISPGDVSAATSDTRRNILVDIVGLCFSARDTDYVVAVKAASEPGDHVIIGHKDRVSASSAALINGTAAHGEDFDDTFEGGPVHSGVVLVPALVAAGQMYDLRNDRVMLGIAVGIEVLCRLALTLPKAVHKAGFHPTSVLGAFAATAGICAACEADKKTTANALGIVGSMASGIIEYLGDGSWTKRMHPGWAAQSALRAYGMAKAGFKGPRHVFEGTHGAFTTFAHPITPLTENLFADLGSNWVMDAITFKPYPCGTMVQPYIDCAMALKARSVSTQNIRRIVCKTAEGIVHRLWEPLDLKQKPPTAYAAKFSVPYGVALGLVRGHAELGDFTDASVTDPDLLAIAGKVGFEVDPANPYPAAFTGHVRIEYEDGSVEEAERGHMRGGATEPLSRLEIDDKFRANMRFGGHENPDAVLALCDRIAAGEGSSALIKELGQP; via the coding sequence ATGAGTGCCAACCTAGCTGCAGCTCCAGGCTCGCCAAGTGTATCCGAACGCCTTGCGGAGTGGATCACCACGATCTCTCCCGGCGATGTGTCGGCCGCGACATCGGACACCCGCCGCAATATCCTGGTCGATATCGTCGGCCTGTGTTTTTCCGCCCGCGACACCGATTATGTGGTGGCGGTCAAGGCGGCGTCCGAACCGGGTGACCACGTCATCATCGGCCACAAGGACCGCGTGTCGGCCTCCAGCGCGGCGCTGATCAACGGCACGGCGGCCCATGGCGAGGATTTTGACGACACATTCGAAGGCGGGCCGGTCCACTCGGGTGTGGTCCTGGTGCCGGCGCTTGTTGCTGCCGGCCAGATGTATGATCTCAGGAACGATCGTGTCATGCTCGGAATTGCGGTGGGCATCGAGGTTCTGTGCCGACTTGCCCTGACATTGCCGAAGGCGGTGCACAAGGCGGGCTTTCACCCGACATCGGTTCTGGGGGCATTTGCCGCAACGGCCGGAATTTGCGCAGCTTGCGAGGCCGACAAAAAAACCACCGCCAATGCGCTGGGCATTGTCGGCAGCATGGCGTCGGGCATCATTGAATATCTGGGTGACGGCAGCTGGACCAAGCGCATGCATCCGGGCTGGGCGGCGCAATCGGCGCTTCGCGCCTATGGCATGGCAAAGGCCGGCTTCAAGGGTCCCCGCCATGTCTTTGAAGGCACCCACGGTGCCTTCACCACATTCGCCCATCCGATCACGCCTTTGACCGAGAACCTGTTCGCCGATCTTGGCAGCAACTGGGTGATGGATGCGATCACCTTCAAACCCTATCCCTGCGGCACCATGGTTCAACCCTATATCGACTGTGCCATGGCATTGAAGGCGCGTTCGGTCAGCACCCAGAACATCCGCCGCATTGTCTGCAAGACCGCGGAGGGAATCGTCCATCGGCTTTGGGAGCCGCTGGATCTCAAGCAGAAACCACCCACCGCCTATGCAGCCAAGTTCTCCGTGCCTTACGGCGTGGCGCTTGGACTGGTTCGCGGCCATGCCGAACTGGGGGACTTCACCGATGCATCGGTCACCGATCCGGACTTGCTGGCGATTGCGGGCAAAGTCGGGTTCGAGGTCGACCCGGCAAATCCCTATCCTGCAGCCTTCACCGGCCATGTCCGCATTGAGTATGAGGATGGCTCTGTCGAGGAGGCGGAACGCGGTCATATGCGCGGTGGCGCAACCGAGCCGCTGAGCCGGCTGGAAATCGACGACAAGTTCCGCGCCAATATGCGCTTCGGTGGCCACGAGAATCCGGACGCGGTGCTCGCCCTGTGCGACCGCATCGCCGCGGGCGAGGGCAGCAGCGCACTCATCAAGGAATTGGGACAGCCATGA
- a CDS encoding SDR family NAD(P)-dependent oxidoreductase yields MTQHINQDLSGRVALVTGASRNIGRAIAVALAGRGARIAVHVGQDRAAGEETAAAVREAGSEAVVLSGDLSDPDTARSVVADAAAAFGQLDMVINNAAIRPEAPFETLTYENWRRVMGIALDAVFLVSQAALPHLKASDMASVVNIGGLTGHTGAAERAHVITAKAGLVGLTKAMAHELSSQGITINCVSPGLIETARVGAAGHKPKHHDTRTNLVGHRGTAEDVAEAVAFLCSPASRYITGETMHVNGGAYLG; encoded by the coding sequence ATGACACAGCACATCAATCAGGACCTTTCGGGACGCGTGGCACTGGTCACCGGAGCCTCGCGCAATATCGGGCGGGCGATCGCCGTGGCCCTTGCCGGGCGGGGAGCAAGGATTGCCGTTCATGTCGGGCAGGACCGTGCAGCCGGCGAGGAGACCGCCGCAGCGGTGCGCGAGGCAGGCAGCGAGGCGGTTGTTCTGAGCGGGGACCTGTCCGATCCGGATACCGCCAGGTCAGTGGTCGCGGATGCGGCCGCCGCCTTCGGCCAGTTGGACATGGTCATCAACAATGCCGCCATCCGCCCCGAAGCTCCCTTCGAAACGCTTACCTATGAGAACTGGCGCAGGGTCATGGGCATTGCGCTTGATGCGGTGTTTCTGGTGTCGCAGGCGGCGCTTCCGCATCTCAAGGCCAGTGATATGGCCTCCGTTGTCAATATCGGCGGATTGACCGGCCATACGGGCGCGGCTGAACGCGCCCATGTGATCACCGCCAAGGCGGGGCTGGTCGGCCTGACCAAGGCAATGGCGCATGAGCTTTCGTCTCAGGGGATCACCATCAATTGCGTGTCGCCAGGCCTCATCGAGACGGCGCGGGTGGGGGCAGCAGGCCATAAGCCAAAGCATCACGACACACGCACCAATCTTGTCGGCCACCGCGGAACCGCGGAAGACGTCGCCGAAGCCGTGGCTTTCCTGTGCAGTCCGGCCAGCCGGTACATCACCGGAGAGACAATGCATGTAAATGGCGGCGCGTATCTGGGATGA
- a CDS encoding acyl-CoA dehydrogenase family protein, giving the protein MDPTSAEEITEIRRSVAALCERFGNDYWRELDRERKYPSAFVNAMTEAGFLGVLVPEQYGGVGQGLVVAANILEEVHACGANAAALHAQMYTMGTLLRHGSEAQKQMWLPKIATGGARLQAFGVTEPAAGTDTTSIRTTAERRGDTYVVNGQKVWTSRAEHSDLMILLARTTRKEDVVRRSEGLSVFLVDMKRARGNGMTIKPIRAMINHSTTEVFFDNLEIPADCLIGEEGKGFRYVLDGMNAERILIAAECIGDATWFTRKSSAYANERVVFGRPIGKNQGVQFPIARAYAEAAAARLMVYQAAGLFDAGEACAAEANMAKLLASEASWKAADTCLQTHGGFGFAEEYDVERKFRETRLYQVAPISTNLILSYISEHVLGMPRSY; this is encoded by the coding sequence ATGGACCCGACAAGCGCTGAAGAGATCACCGAAATCCGCCGCTCCGTTGCCGCGCTATGTGAGCGTTTCGGCAATGATTACTGGCGCGAACTTGACCGCGAGCGCAAATATCCCTCCGCGTTCGTCAACGCGATGACGGAAGCGGGCTTTCTCGGCGTGCTGGTGCCCGAACAATATGGCGGCGTGGGCCAGGGCCTGGTGGTGGCGGCCAATATTCTCGAAGAGGTGCATGCCTGCGGCGCCAATGCGGCTGCCCTCCATGCCCAGATGTACACGATGGGCACATTGCTCAGACATGGCAGCGAAGCGCAGAAGCAGATGTGGCTGCCGAAGATCGCAACGGGAGGGGCCCGGCTTCAGGCCTTTGGCGTCACAGAACCGGCTGCCGGCACCGACACCACCTCGATCCGGACGACGGCCGAGCGTCGCGGTGACACCTATGTGGTCAACGGGCAGAAGGTATGGACCTCACGGGCGGAGCATTCTGATCTGATGATCCTGCTTGCCCGCACAACCCGCAAGGAAGATGTGGTCCGGCGCAGCGAGGGCCTGTCGGTGTTTCTTGTCGACATGAAGCGGGCCCGTGGCAACGGCATGACGATCAAGCCGATCCGCGCCATGATCAACCATTCCACCACGGAAGTGTTTTTCGACAATCTGGAAATCCCGGCCGATTGCCTGATCGGCGAAGAGGGCAAGGGCTTCCGCTACGTGCTCGACGGCATGAACGCCGAACGCATCCTGATTGCCGCCGAGTGCATCGGCGATGCCACCTGGTTCACCCGCAAGTCCTCTGCCTACGCCAATGAACGCGTCGTGTTCGGCCGTCCGATCGGCAAGAACCAGGGCGTCCAGTTTCCCATTGCCCGGGCCTATGCGGAAGCTGCTGCGGCGCGCCTGATGGTGTATCAGGCGGCAGGTCTGTTTGATGCGGGGGAGGCCTGCGCAGCCGAGGCAAACATGGCCAAGCTGCTTGCATCGGAAGCGTCCTGGAAGGCTGCGGACACCTGCCTGCAAACCCATGGCGGCTTCGGCTTTGCCGAGGAATATGATGTCGAGCGCAAGTTCCGCGAAACACGGCTTTACCAGGTGGCGCCGATCTCGACCAACCTGATCCTGTCCTACATCAGTGAGCATGTGCTTGGCATGCCACGGTCCTATTGA
- a CDS encoding NAD(P)-dependent oxidoreductase, with amino-acid sequence MTTIAIVGTGRMGSAYAKRLIESGYDVTVWNRTPSRTSAAAEAGAEVAPDLATVTAAGTILISLTDAAAVEAATSELIHAGISGKLVVDLSTLLPDETRAIAEQVTAAGADFVDCPVGGTVGPALKGQLLGMAGGTDAAFARAKPVLETLCRRVEHLGPAGTGAQMKLAVNLPLAIYWNTLAEALTLLEGSGISAGTAISLIADSSAGPTVLKNRAQVVVDTLDGTDQPGTFDIAGLAKDLELALRQAALTGRPMPLSEESRKSYSEALAAGLGRFDGASLTRHLTGA; translated from the coding sequence ATGACAACTATCGCAATTGTCGGCACGGGCCGAATGGGTAGTGCCTATGCCAAGCGCCTGATCGAATCCGGTTACGACGTCACGGTCTGGAACAGGACCCCGTCACGGACATCGGCTGCGGCAGAGGCCGGCGCGGAGGTCGCACCCGATCTTGCCACAGTGACTGCGGCCGGCACGATCCTCATATCGCTCACCGACGCTGCGGCAGTGGAAGCGGCAACCTCCGAACTGATCCATGCCGGCATTTCCGGCAAGCTCGTTGTCGACCTCTCGACCCTGCTGCCGGACGAAACCCGGGCCATTGCCGAACAGGTCACGGCAGCCGGTGCGGATTTCGTCGACTGTCCCGTGGGTGGAACCGTCGGCCCCGCGCTCAAGGGGCAGTTGCTGGGCATGGCGGGCGGGACGGACGCAGCCTTTGCGCGGGCAAAACCGGTGCTGGAGACACTCTGCCGGCGCGTGGAGCATCTTGGTCCCGCCGGTACCGGCGCCCAGATGAAGCTCGCGGTGAACCTGCCACTCGCCATATACTGGAACACGCTCGCGGAAGCCTTGACCCTGTTGGAGGGCTCCGGCATCTCCGCCGGCACGGCCATCTCGCTGATCGCCGACAGCTCGGCCGGGCCCACGGTGCTGAAGAACCGCGCGCAGGTCGTTGTCGACACTCTGGATGGGACGGACCAGCCGGGCACATTCGACATTGCCGGGCTTGCAAAGGACCTCGAGCTTGCGCTCCGGCAGGCTGCGCTCACCGGCCGACCGATGCCGTTGTCGGAAGAATCCAGAAAGAGCTACTCGGAAGCGCTTGCGGCAGGCCTTGGAAGGTTCGACGGCGCGAGCCTGACGCGCCACCTGACAGGCGCTTGA
- a CDS encoding mandelate racemase/muconate lactonizing enzyme family protein, which produces MKILEIREAVASIASPIRNAYIDFSKMTVSVVAVVTDVIRDGKPVIGYGFNSNGRYAARGLLNERFLPRLREAKPDELINDAGDNLDLHKIWSVMMSNEKPGGHGERSVAVGVVDMAIWDAVSKIAGVPLYQHLAHTYGDGKADDSVFVYAAGGYYYSGKDDSQLRAEMRRYLDLGYSVVKMKIGGASLDEDMRRIESVLEVVGGGKHLGVDANGRFDLETAVAYAEAMKKYDLFWYEEAGDPLDYQLQAELAKAYPGAMATGEKLFSHQDARNLVRHGGMRPDRDWLQFDCVLSYGLVEYMRTLEAIADEGFSSRNCIPHGGHQLSLNIAAGLKLGGNESYPEVFKPFGGFADGIRVENGRVGLPDAPGIGFEQKTDLIKLMRSITETEPGANTVR; this is translated from the coding sequence ATGAAAATCCTTGAGATCCGGGAGGCTGTCGCCTCGATCGCTTCGCCCATCCGCAATGCCTATATCGATTTTTCGAAAATGACGGTCAGCGTGGTCGCGGTCGTCACCGACGTGATCCGCGACGGCAAACCCGTCATTGGCTACGGTTTCAATTCCAATGGCCGGTATGCGGCCCGCGGACTCCTGAACGAGCGCTTCCTGCCGCGCCTTCGTGAGGCAAAGCCGGACGAGTTGATCAATGATGCAGGCGACAATCTCGACCTGCACAAGATCTGGTCGGTCATGATGTCGAACGAAAAGCCCGGCGGCCACGGCGAACGCTCGGTTGCCGTGGGCGTCGTCGACATGGCGATCTGGGATGCGGTGTCAAAGATCGCGGGCGTACCGCTGTACCAGCATCTCGCCCATACCTATGGCGATGGCAAAGCGGACGACAGCGTCTTCGTCTATGCCGCAGGCGGGTATTATTATTCTGGCAAGGATGACAGCCAGCTTCGGGCCGAGATGCGGCGCTATCTCGACCTGGGCTATTCGGTCGTCAAGATGAAGATCGGAGGGGCGTCGCTCGACGAGGACATGCGCCGGATCGAGTCGGTTCTCGAGGTGGTGGGCGGCGGCAAGCATCTGGGCGTTGACGCCAATGGCCGGTTCGATCTGGAAACCGCTGTCGCCTATGCCGAGGCGATGAAAAAATATGATCTGTTCTGGTACGAAGAGGCGGGCGATCCGCTGGACTACCAGTTGCAGGCAGAGCTTGCGAAAGCCTACCCCGGCGCCATGGCCACCGGTGAGAAGCTGTTCTCCCACCAGGATGCCCGCAACCTCGTCCGCCATGGCGGCATGCGCCCCGACCGCGACTGGCTGCAGTTTGACTGCGTGCTCAGCTACGGTCTCGTTGAATATATGCGCACGCTCGAGGCGATCGCGGATGAGGGCTTCTCAAGCCGGAACTGCATACCGCATGGTGGCCATCAACTGTCCCTCAATATCGCCGCTGGATTGAAGCTTGGCGGCAATGAATCCTATCCGGAGGTGTTCAAACCCTTCGGCGGATTTGCCGACGGGATCAGGGTCGAGAATGGCCGTGTCGGCCTGCCGGATGCGCCTGGCATCGGGTTCGAGCAGAAGACGGACTTGATCAAGCTCATGCGCTCGATCACCGAAACTGAGCCGGGCGCAAACACAGTTCGATAA
- a CDS encoding AbrB family transcriptional regulator — protein sequence MTQSPSLSIALGLGCSALFGAGFTWLGVPLGWILGAMAGAALYGNTAGITGRTRNLRRAGQLIVGTATAGVLTPALLDTMGDLLPAMVGAAIAANAFGLLLAWPLARIAGTDRTTALLSSLPAGMAEMATLAKQVNARTEIVTVVHTLRVILVVVCVPFFLGVSGSAPAVFIDTGGSMAALLACLGLGLAFALVSDRLGLLNPYIIMPMVIGIAFVLSGFRVAQMPVPLLIAAQVLIGFSLGARLKSEDLARMPRAALAGIVCGLALIAFMVLLVAPVLNTLTGTDLAVLMLGVAPGGLGEMIASAKALGVASALVAGFQFVRSFLTNMIVPPLLLRFAAGSSSKGNSNENP from the coding sequence ATGACCCAAAGCCCGTCCCTGTCGATTGCGCTCGGCTTGGGGTGCTCTGCCCTGTTCGGAGCGGGGTTCACCTGGCTTGGTGTGCCGCTCGGCTGGATTCTGGGCGCAATGGCGGGCGCAGCCCTGTATGGCAATACCGCGGGAATAACCGGCAGGACGCGCAATCTGCGACGGGCCGGGCAATTGATTGTCGGCACGGCGACGGCTGGTGTGCTTACGCCGGCGCTTCTCGACACGATGGGCGACCTGCTTCCGGCCATGGTCGGCGCCGCGATTGCCGCCAATGCATTCGGATTGCTGCTTGCCTGGCCATTGGCCCGGATTGCCGGAACCGACCGGACAACGGCGCTGCTGTCCTCGCTGCCCGCCGGCATGGCGGAGATGGCCACGCTTGCCAAGCAGGTCAATGCGCGAACAGAAATTGTCACCGTCGTGCATACGCTGCGGGTGATCCTTGTTGTGGTCTGCGTCCCATTCTTTCTGGGTGTCTCCGGTTCCGCGCCCGCAGTCTTCATCGACACTGGCGGCAGCATGGCAGCGCTTCTGGCGTGCCTGGGCCTCGGGCTCGCCTTCGCACTCGTGTCTGACCGGCTGGGCCTGCTCAATCCCTACATCATCATGCCGATGGTGATCGGCATCGCCTTTGTGCTTTCGGGTTTTCGCGTGGCGCAAATGCCGGTGCCGTTGTTGATCGCCGCACAGGTGCTGATCGGGTTTTCGCTCGGTGCGCGGCTCAAGAGTGAGGATCTCGCCCGCATGCCAAGGGCGGCCCTGGCAGGGATCGTGTGCGGGCTGGCGCTGATTGCTTTCATGGTGCTGTTGGTCGCGCCTGTTCTCAACACGCTGACCGGAACGGATCTTGCCGTGCTCATGCTGGGCGTCGCTCCGGGTGGTCTGGGCGAGATGATTGCATCGGCCAAGGCGCTCGGGGTCGCCTCGGCGCTGGTTGCCGGTTTCCAGTTCGTCCGGTCCTTCCTGACCAACATGATCGTTCCACCGCTTCTTCTCCGCTTCGCCGCAGGGTCATCCAGCAAGGGGAACAGTAATGAAAATCCTTGA
- a CDS encoding MmgE/PrpD family protein — MTQDTTAPAADPWASLTGLTAAASHFVANHRFEDLNGETLRLARRCILDGLAVALAGTEQAGMKPISDYITSLGGAPQSRLIGKASTRLPAHLAALWGGTAGHAMDWDDTQLAQGPGRPYGLLMHPTMPPLVAALTLSDLVAQETGAPVDGRKFIASFTAGFEVGCKIAEAINPDHYMRGFHTSGTIGTFAAAAAAAHMLELDEEATARALGLAASMASGIRAGFGTMTKPMHVGRAAENGATAAVLARLGMSANSEALDGRWGYLAIAGPGGDPALVRDRFGAPHTMESPGVSIKPYPSGVLTHPSMDAMLFLMQDNDLKAADIKAVTLKAGSNVLGPIRFRIARTELEGKFSFAFLLSAIILEGRAGKAEFSDAFVLSDACQDMQNRVETVFDQSIEDMGWDRIRSRIEVVTHDGRTFERWADEAYRGSPHNPLSDAEIEAKFLDCAAGLLSVDRSHQVFAMIWNLEEAPDTGRLFDLLDWG, encoded by the coding sequence ATGACCCAGGACACAACCGCGCCTGCAGCCGATCCGTGGGCCTCGCTCACTGGATTGACCGCTGCGGCGAGCCACTTTGTTGCCAATCATCGCTTCGAAGACCTCAACGGGGAGACCCTGCGTCTTGCCCGGCGCTGCATTCTCGATGGTCTGGCGGTGGCGCTGGCCGGCACCGAGCAGGCCGGCATGAAGCCGATCAGCGATTACATAACAAGCCTCGGCGGGGCGCCGCAGTCGCGCTTGATCGGCAAGGCGTCCACCCGACTGCCTGCCCATCTGGCAGCCCTTTGGGGCGGCACCGCAGGTCACGCCATGGACTGGGACGACACCCAGCTCGCGCAGGGTCCGGGGCGGCCCTACGGCCTGCTGATGCATCCGACCATGCCGCCGCTGGTGGCAGCCCTTACCCTGTCCGACCTGGTTGCGCAGGAAACGGGCGCACCGGTCGATGGCCGGAAATTCATCGCCAGTTTCACCGCCGGTTTCGAAGTCGGGTGCAAGATCGCGGAAGCGATCAACCCCGACCACTATATGCGCGGCTTCCATACCTCCGGCACCATTGGCACCTTTGCCGCAGCCGCCGCGGCCGCCCATATGCTGGAACTTGACGAGGAGGCGACGGCCCGCGCATTGGGACTGGCGGCCTCCATGGCCTCGGGCATCCGTGCCGGTTTCGGCACGATGACCAAGCCGATGCATGTCGGCCGTGCCGCCGAGAACGGCGCGACTGCCGCCGTGCTGGCGCGGTTGGGCATGTCGGCCAATTCCGAAGCGCTTGACGGCCGCTGGGGCTATCTGGCAATTGCCGGGCCGGGCGGAGATCCCGCATTGGTGCGCGACCGGTTCGGAGCGCCACACACCATGGAAAGCCCCGGCGTCAGCATCAAGCCGTACCCGTCAGGCGTGCTCACGCACCCGAGCATGGACGCTATGCTGTTCCTGATGCAGGACAATGATCTCAAGGCCGCCGACATCAAGGCGGTGACGCTGAAAGCCGGCAGCAATGTTCTGGGGCCGATCCGGTTTCGGATTGCCCGTACCGAACTGGAAGGAAAATTCTCCTTTGCGTTCCTGCTGTCGGCCATCATTCTCGAAGGGCGCGCGGGCAAGGCCGAGTTTTCGGATGCGTTCGTGCTGTCGGACGCCTGTCAGGACATGCAGAACCGGGTGGAAACTGTCTTCGACCAGTCGATCGAGGACATGGGGTGGGACAGGATCCGCTCCCGGATCGAAGTCGTCACCCATGATGGCCGGACCTTCGAGCGCTGGGCCGACGAGGCCTATCGCGGCAGCCCGCACAATCCCCTCTCAGATGCGGAAATCGAGGCGAAATTCCTCGACTGCGCCGCCGGCCTGCTTTCGGTGGATCGCTCACATCAGGTCTTTGCGATGATCTGGAACCTCGAGGAAGCGCCGGACACCGGACGCCTTTTCGATCTGCTGGATTGGGGATAG